From the Methanooceanicella nereidis genome, one window contains:
- a CDS encoding PAS domain S-box protein: protein MSDSCDYSHKGANNFDSLRPGSHVISVFDDENCQMSILAHIIAKRQNDYRYIFFTNVYTKIRIVNALKAKGIDADSLKESGRMSFFPCMYPRNSDMGPAALSDQLSSFIDDNPCSSFEKTFIFYFADPSMIMGPGKSTVIKLESAMSSMGAEKGFIIICFYDKSKFSEDFLVDIVKSHDHLMVKASFYKNIDHVEPEKLMKGIEDKRRNFDLYIDSIVSRANMEKALIECSQNCERRVQDKDRELRRAEDLLRSILDSTADAVITRDLDLRITSWNRAAERIFGHKFDEVVGSSADDLGDLYIQSQSVKSFLERVRDGETFLDIDIVSRTKSGIHRYLSESMSPIRDYDGSVMGTISVIRDITERKSTEKSLISMNKELALLCDISMAIGRTLQFDHILSDSLEKIISLMGADSGTVLLLDDASGKFVLKAYRGISDDDASQMSSIDMSNDTVITMLVRSEPVFIEDIKKEMYATVNGERLKIKSAAYMPLISKDRIMGMIAFGCCHRKEWSVEELRLLKVIGGHIGIAVDNSLLYKEIVETRDFMKNMIENSADAITTYDPSGRVVLWNRASESLFGITREEAIGKVFPCLRGDDSKGFMLLSSVKEGKVFRDLDMEMMGKGGKRIKISYTASPLYDAAGEFMGMLAISRDISERKKLEKELLEAKNEAELYVDLMSHDINNLNQVGIGYLELLKMSENLNEEDADIIDKATLAFNNSASIIKNITRFKEMKAWTMSREKVDMGQVLDEVVALHSGNNTKNVHIEYNKVDGAFVYADHFLKDVFLNIIGNAIKYSGNEPVITIQVDENIVKEGHTEYHRIVIEDNGIGIQDSDKGRIFLRKERVNLAVDGAGLGLYIVRSLVERYGGKIWVENKVDDDHTRGSRFVLLLERSP from the coding sequence CCATATCATCGCAAAAAGGCAAAATGACTACAGGTACATATTTTTCACGAACGTCTATACAAAGATACGCATCGTGAACGCGCTTAAAGCCAAGGGCATCGATGCGGATTCGCTTAAGGAAAGCGGCAGGATGTCGTTTTTCCCGTGCATGTATCCCCGTAATTCGGATATGGGACCTGCGGCGCTCAGCGATCAATTATCATCGTTCATAGATGATAACCCATGCTCGTCTTTCGAAAAAACATTCATATTCTATTTTGCAGACCCCTCTATGATCATGGGGCCGGGCAAAAGCACTGTCATTAAACTCGAATCAGCCATGAGCTCTATGGGGGCTGAAAAAGGTTTTATCATCATCTGTTTCTACGATAAGTCAAAATTTTCCGAAGATTTCCTGGTCGACATAGTAAAATCCCACGATCACCTTATGGTCAAGGCTTCATTTTATAAGAACATCGATCATGTGGAACCCGAGAAGCTGATGAAAGGTATCGAAGATAAACGACGGAACTTCGACCTTTATATCGATAGCATAGTGTCCAGGGCGAACATGGAAAAAGCTCTCATCGAATGCAGCCAGAACTGCGAGAGAAGGGTCCAGGACAAGGACAGGGAATTGAGGCGTGCTGAAGACCTGCTGAGGAGCATCCTTGACAGCACTGCCGACGCAGTCATAACGAGAGACCTTGATCTCAGGATAACATCCTGGAACCGTGCCGCAGAGCGTATCTTTGGCCATAAGTTCGATGAGGTCGTGGGATCCTCGGCGGATGACCTCGGGGACCTGTACATACAATCCCAGTCAGTGAAAAGTTTCCTTGAGCGCGTGAGGGACGGTGAGACGTTCCTCGATATCGACATTGTGTCGAGGACGAAGTCGGGGATCCACAGGTACCTATCCGAATCCATGTCCCCGATCAGGGACTACGACGGCAGCGTCATGGGCACGATAAGCGTCATCAGGGACATAACGGAGCGTAAATCCACTGAAAAGTCCCTTATCAGCATGAACAAGGAACTGGCCCTGCTATGCGACATATCGATGGCGATAGGGCGCACGTTGCAGTTCGATCATATTCTTTCCGACTCTCTTGAAAAGATAATCAGCCTCATGGGAGCCGATAGCGGGACCGTGCTCCTGTTAGACGATGCCAGCGGAAAGTTCGTCCTTAAGGCATACAGGGGCATATCAGATGACGATGCCAGTCAGATGTCCTCCATAGATATGAGCAACGATACCGTGATAACCATGCTGGTCAGGTCAGAGCCGGTATTCATCGAAGACATTAAAAAGGAAATGTATGCGACAGTGAACGGAGAGCGGTTAAAGATCAAGTCAGCCGCGTACATGCCGCTCATTTCAAAGGACAGGATCATGGGAATGATAGCGTTCGGCTGCTGCCATAGAAAAGAATGGAGCGTTGAGGAACTGCGCCTTCTCAAGGTCATAGGGGGCCACATAGGCATAGCGGTGGATAATTCGCTGCTGTACAAAGAGATAGTCGAGACCAGGGACTTCATGAAGAACATGATCGAGAACTCCGCGGACGCGATAACCACATATGATCCGTCAGGGCGAGTGGTCCTGTGGAACAGGGCATCGGAGAGCCTTTTCGGCATAACGCGCGAAGAGGCCATAGGGAAGGTGTTCCCATGTCTTAGAGGAGATGACAGTAAGGGATTCATGCTATTAAGCTCCGTAAAGGAAGGAAAGGTGTTCAGGGACCTTGATATGGAGATGATGGGAAAAGGCGGCAAACGTATAAAGATCTCCTATACGGCCTCTCCCCTGTATGACGCCGCGGGAGAGTTCATGGGAATGCTGGCGATCTCCAGAGACATCTCGGAGCGCAAGAAGCTCGAAAAAGAGCTCCTGGAGGCCAAGAATGAAGCCGAGCTATATGTCGACCTTATGAGCCACGATATCAATAATCTCAACCAGGTCGGTATAGGCTACCTTGAGTTGCTGAAGATGAGTGAGAACCTTAACGAAGAAGATGCCGATATCATCGATAAGGCCACACTGGCTTTCAACAACAGCGCAAGTATCATCAAGAATATCACAAGGTTCAAAGAGATGAAGGCATGGACCATGTCCCGTGAAAAAGTGGACATGGGGCAGGTACTTGACGAAGTCGTTGCCCTTCACTCCGGGAATAATACCAAGAACGTACATATCGAATATAACAAAGTCGATGGGGCCTTTGTATATGCCGACCATTTCCTGAAGGACGTGTTCCTGAATATCATAGGGAACGCTATCAAATACTCGGGGAATGAGCCTGTTATCACCATACAGGTCGACGAGAACATAGTAAAGGAAGGGCATACGGAGTATCACCGGATCGTGATCGAGGATAACGGCATAGGCATCCAGGACTCTGACAAAGGAAGGATATTTTTAAGAAAGGAGCGCGTCAACCTCGCAGTGGACGGCGCGGGCCTCGGATTGTATATCGTCAGGTCGCTGGTGGAAAGATACGGTGGTAAGATATGGGTCGAGAACAAGGTTGACGACGATCATACCAGAGGCAGCAGGTTCGTGTTACTACTGGAAAGGTCGCCATAG
- a CDS encoding DUF362 domain-containing protein yields the protein MKVIKKAFPFRFIFARLTTLPVLGAAVDRICFENDDIIYIPMDKVIEVNKKIEQPQDTVLPSRIVEHFIEMSEYHWIMNRCICRDSANCKDYPVELGCIFLGEATLKIDPLLGRRVTKEEALEHVRRCGEAGLVHLIGRNKLDALWLNVGPDNKLLTICNCCPCCCLWKILPDLSSHISSKVTKMPCVSVSVTDRCTGCGKCTHGTCFVDAVSIVDGRAVISDQCRGCGRCSTVCPNQAIEIVIENDDFVERSIERISSSVEV from the coding sequence ATGAAAGTCATCAAAAAAGCCTTTCCTTTCAGGTTTATTTTTGCAAGGCTGACAACATTGCCTGTTTTGGGCGCGGCCGTCGATAGGATATGTTTCGAGAACGATGACATCATTTACATCCCGATGGACAAAGTCATCGAGGTGAATAAAAAGATAGAGCAGCCGCAGGACACTGTGCTTCCTTCCCGCATAGTGGAACATTTCATAGAGATGTCCGAATACCACTGGATAATGAACAGGTGCATATGCCGCGATTCTGCTAATTGTAAGGATTATCCTGTAGAACTTGGCTGCATATTCCTGGGGGAGGCTACATTGAAGATAGATCCGCTCCTTGGCAGGAGAGTTACTAAAGAAGAGGCGCTTGAGCATGTCAGGCGCTGCGGGGAAGCGGGGCTCGTGCATTTGATCGGCAGGAACAAGCTTGACGCGCTATGGCTTAACGTAGGGCCGGACAATAAGCTTCTGACCATTTGTAATTGCTGCCCTTGCTGCTGCCTCTGGAAAATTCTGCCGGACCTGTCCTCGCATATCAGCTCAAAGGTCACGAAGATGCCCTGTGTCAGCGTGAGCGTCACCGATAGGTGCACAGGATGCGGAAAATGTACGCACGGGACATGTTTCGTCGATGCCGTCAGCATAGTTGACGGAAGGGCGGTCATAAGCGACCAGTGCAGAGGATGCGGCAGATGCTCCACAGTGTGTCCCAATCAGGCTATCGAGATCGTGATCGAGAACGATGATTTTGTGGAGAGGTCCATAGAAAGGATATCATCGTCTGTCGAGGTATGA
- a CDS encoding NOG1 family protein: MIFERMGTILTADELIDKAFSRATRAGKGKIVATGHTDKRELEESMVLTAGNILTDNLHNAVKDWPSLDRMNDFYKELTDILVGIEKLKMSLGSLEWASAKSKELSRKYVGIMRREEDPVKIRKQAFGRMASVVYDVDKDLRFLNDARNILRKLPDVKDEPTIVVAGYPNVGKSSFVASVTGARPQIAQYPFTTKNVTIGHFTSRKIRYQVIDTPGLLDRPLEERNDIEKQAISALRHIGDVLLFIVDPSENCGYTIEEQYRLLEEVKNFVKMPVLIVANKIDVKPVDEKVSADMKMSTLNGEGVKEVKSRLVEMIQGVKVKSKAQVEEAPPAGEVYILPPSRKKK, from the coding sequence ATGATATTCGAAAGAATGGGCACCATCCTGACGGCTGATGAACTGATAGACAAGGCGTTTTCAAGGGCGACGAGAGCAGGAAAGGGAAAGATAGTAGCAACAGGCCATACAGATAAGCGGGAGCTTGAAGAATCGATGGTGTTAACGGCAGGGAACATCCTTACCGATAATCTTCATAACGCGGTAAAGGACTGGCCCAGCCTTGACAGGATGAACGATTTTTACAAGGAGCTTACCGATATCCTTGTGGGCATAGAAAAGCTAAAGATGTCACTCGGATCCTTAGAGTGGGCCTCAGCGAAGAGTAAGGAACTATCTAGAAAATACGTCGGCATAATGAGAAGGGAGGAAGATCCTGTCAAGATAAGGAAACAGGCGTTCGGCAGGATGGCATCGGTCGTATATGACGTCGACAAAGACCTTCGCTTCCTCAACGACGCGAGAAACATACTGCGTAAGCTGCCGGACGTAAAAGACGAGCCGACCATTGTCGTCGCAGGATACCCCAACGTAGGAAAGTCAAGCTTCGTCGCATCGGTCACAGGCGCAAGGCCTCAGATAGCCCAGTACCCGTTCACGACCAAGAACGTGACTATAGGCCATTTCACTTCCAGGAAGATCAGGTATCAGGTCATCGACACGCCAGGACTTCTCGACAGGCCGCTGGAAGAAAGGAACGACATCGAGAAGCAGGCGATATCAGCGTTAAGGCACATCGGCGACGTGCTGCTTTTCATAGTCGACCCGAGCGAGAATTGCGGCTATACAATAGAGGAACAGTACAGGCTTCTCGAAGAGGTCAAGAACTTTGTAAAGATGCCCGTCCTGATAGTCGCCAATAAGATCGACGTAAAGCCCGTAGATGAAAAGGTCAGCGCGGACATGAAAATGTCAACGCTTAACGGAGAGGGCGTTAAAGAAGTGAAAAGCAGGCTTGTAGAGATGATACAGGGCGTTAAGGTAAAGAGTAAAGCCCAGGTAGAGGAAGCCCCGCCCGCAGGGGAAGTGTATATTTTACCCCCGTCAAGAAAAAAGAAATAA
- a CDS encoding presenilin family intramembrane aspartyl protease PSH has translation MNIKLNDLAGPAGMALLILIVQILALLLVTPLDQYDMRAFDNPESIWNPIFYILLILVFTGVLLLIIKYQVKWLIQGFIAFAVFSTLVYVLFGLSVLAMPDILPEYALLGSLGGSLLFTVLMFFYPEWFIIDIVGILIAAGASAIFGISLAVIPTILLLVILAVYDFISVYKTKHMITLAEGVMDLKLPILFVLPRKLNYSFARSRRKSIEQGSEREAYFMGLGDAVIPSILAVSANAFISAPGIGFINFPALGTIAGTLISYIGLMYLVLKGKPQAGLPFLCTGAIVGFLIGCAVAGVNPFF, from the coding sequence TTGAATATAAAGCTCAATGACCTCGCAGGGCCCGCAGGTATGGCTCTTTTAATACTCATCGTACAGATCCTCGCGCTTCTTTTAGTGACTCCTCTTGACCAGTATGATATGAGAGCGTTCGATAACCCTGAAAGCATATGGAACCCGATCTTTTACATATTACTGATACTCGTGTTCACAGGCGTACTGCTCCTGATCATCAAGTATCAGGTCAAATGGCTGATACAGGGGTTCATCGCATTCGCGGTCTTCTCGACTCTCGTCTATGTGCTGTTCGGCCTGTCGGTGCTGGCAATGCCGGACATATTGCCGGAGTATGCCCTGCTTGGCTCGCTGGGCGGCTCTTTGTTGTTTACGGTATTGATGTTCTTCTATCCCGAATGGTTCATAATAGACATAGTGGGCATCCTGATCGCTGCAGGCGCAAGTGCAATATTCGGCATATCTCTGGCAGTCATACCCACGATACTATTGCTCGTGATACTGGCGGTATATGACTTTATATCGGTCTACAAGACGAAACATATGATCACGCTTGCCGAAGGCGTCATGGACCTGAAGCTGCCCATATTGTTCGTCCTGCCGAGAAAGCTTAACTATTCTTTTGCCAGAAGCCGCCGTAAGAGCATTGAGCAGGGCTCCGAGAGAGAAGCATACTTCATGGGACTGGGAGATGCGGTCATACCTTCCATACTAGCAGTCTCTGCAAATGCCTTCATCAGCGCCCCGGGGATCGGTTTCATTAACTTTCCCGCGCTGGGGACTATCGCAGGGACCCTGATAAGCTATATCGGCCTGATGTATCTTGTCTTAAAGGGCAAGCCACAGGCAGGGCTTCCATTCTTATGCACAGGGGCTATCGTAGGCTTCCTCATAGGATGCGCCGTAGCAGGCGTAAATCCCTTCTTTTAA
- a CDS encoding DUF2102 domain-containing protein, which produces MEDGPETWMVVIHPETGVKVTGIISLAYRLHFPVRMKETCFGLLVESDRDTVRGFLNVLRERYPSGIFLKRRGYSISDTRVCGKTFAPDLTFTGLKPGYGNGPWFKRAIGQFVNLSSS; this is translated from the coding sequence GTGGAAGATGGGCCGGAGACCTGGATGGTCGTGATCCATCCCGAGACAGGCGTGAAGGTTACAGGGATAATCTCCCTGGCATACAGGCTTCATTTTCCCGTCCGGATGAAAGAGACATGTTTCGGCCTTCTTGTCGAAAGCGACAGGGACACCGTAAGGGGCTTTTTGAACGTGCTGCGGGAACGCTATCCTTCCGGGATATTCCTGAAGCGAAGGGGCTACTCGATCAGCGATACCCGCGTATGCGGAAAGACTTTCGCCCCGGATCTTACTTTTACGGGCTTAAAGCCCGGATATGGCAACGGCCCATGGTTTAAGAGGGCCATAGGTCAGTTCGTGAACCTCAGCTCTTCATGA